The Dokdonella koreensis DS-123 genome has a segment encoding these proteins:
- a CDS encoding TonB-dependent receptor, with amino-acid sequence MKGICGVFAVLLGCAGLPAGAAADAAHAVDYRIEDGDLGDALNAWASQSEVQIVYPPQLVSHRTTRGLQGSHAPQEALDRLLEATDIEALPLGTGSYLLRRAPARAEPASTTPLAVPAEPAHRLLPQVDVRSRPLHRIAAASSLQVTTITREQIQSSGYLSLFELLRSQPGIQVTSQPEVMGGNSAGLFRAGASGAAAVALRRLGAKATLMLVDGRRLSDYGLAADQTGGVADIGAIPLAMVERIDIVRDGAATLYGSEAMAGVIDITLRQRLDGGELSTLQGISSRGDARHRQVSAALGEHFAGGTDLLLMFDALDQDPLPGDQRDWYTLDRRKDGLLDARSVFSFPGNYVGVLPNGSTVLRARPGCPKENLNEDGVCLDDSAKATTLRTAKESRSLLGHVRTPLSGNLEAYADLRIAQMEQHQQSAPSAGIITNPNGPATTASTALLYYAFWDIGPIRQATRSNIFSTNLGLKRDGPTWKVDSTLGVEESRVRERTTGLVNREAFADLANRLGYQFDKRTLSPEIAEALAPPLATTGRTRLLRVSSVASGRLAGWATGDLTLDAGAQWRRESLRYKPDTSLTSDALLIDRLAGRFSAARSVGAGYARLGVPLLHDLQMDLGWRTEHDSRFGTHASPSVNLLWTPVRSLLVRAGATQGWRTPTLLEQRPDVTHDGGFSYVLVPASLLPCAQPYHGGGAANLCLLEQRATQNPALRPETSRGVSAGVIWEPSEHFSVGLDVYRLRRKNEIGTIPPSYALQHPEAFPGFLARDDQGRLTGLNLFRVNLGQTRTSGADLDLRWTLPPTRYGTFGLDLMANWLDELSFRATPESPAYERAGYANQPRLTAMAALRWSAGPWASTLLLRHTGSYQYRQYEGDTLDCPAYRAAVGKCSTPAFTLVNASVAYTGWTDWRLALGIANLLDHEPEYYTEASGGYNPQFDDPVGRYYWLSATWRF; translated from the coding sequence ATGAAGGGTATTTGCGGTGTTTTCGCGGTGCTGCTCGGCTGTGCCGGCCTTCCGGCCGGTGCCGCCGCAGACGCTGCGCACGCCGTCGACTACCGCATCGAGGACGGCGACCTCGGCGACGCGCTCAATGCCTGGGCCAGCCAGAGCGAAGTCCAGATCGTCTATCCGCCGCAGCTGGTGTCGCACCGCACGACGCGCGGGCTGCAGGGCAGCCATGCCCCGCAGGAGGCGCTGGACCGGCTGCTGGAAGCCACCGATATCGAAGCCCTGCCGCTCGGCACGGGCTCCTACCTGCTGCGGCGGGCCCCCGCCCGCGCCGAGCCGGCTTCCACCACACCGCTGGCGGTGCCGGCGGAACCGGCCCACCGGCTGCTGCCGCAGGTGGACGTGCGCAGCCGGCCGCTGCACCGGATCGCCGCCGCCTCCTCGCTGCAGGTCACGACGATCACGCGCGAGCAGATCCAGTCCAGCGGCTACCTGTCGCTGTTCGAGCTGCTGCGCTCCCAGCCGGGCATCCAGGTCACCAGCCAGCCCGAGGTCATGGGCGGCAACAGCGCCGGCCTGTTCCGCGCCGGCGCCTCCGGTGCCGCAGCCGTCGCCCTGCGCCGCCTCGGCGCCAAGGCCACGCTGATGCTGGTCGACGGCCGCCGCCTGTCCGACTACGGGCTGGCCGCCGACCAGACCGGCGGCGTCGCCGACATCGGCGCGATCCCGCTGGCGATGGTCGAGCGCATCGACATCGTCCGCGACGGTGCCGCCACGCTGTACGGTTCCGAGGCGATGGCCGGCGTCATCGACATCACGCTGCGCCAGCGGCTGGACGGCGGCGAGCTGTCCACGCTGCAAGGCATTTCCAGCCGCGGCGACGCGCGCCACCGGCAGGTCTCCGCCGCGCTCGGCGAGCATTTCGCCGGCGGCACCGACCTGCTGCTGATGTTCGACGCGCTCGACCAGGACCCGCTGCCCGGCGACCAGCGCGACTGGTACACCCTGGACCGGCGCAAGGACGGCCTGCTCGACGCACGCAGCGTCTTCTCGTTCCCCGGCAACTACGTCGGCGTGCTGCCCAACGGCTCCACCGTGCTGCGCGCCCGCCCCGGCTGCCCCAAGGAGAACCTCAACGAGGACGGCGTCTGCCTCGACGACAGCGCCAAGGCCACCACGCTGCGCACCGCCAAGGAGTCGCGCTCGCTGCTCGGCCACGTGCGCACCCCGCTCAGCGGCAACCTGGAAGCCTATGCGGACCTGCGCATCGCGCAGATGGAACAGCACCAGCAGTCGGCCCCGTCCGCCGGCATCATCACCAACCCCAACGGCCCTGCCACCACGGCCAGCACCGCGCTGCTCTACTACGCGTTCTGGGACATCGGCCCGATCCGGCAGGCCACCCGCTCGAACATCTTCAGCACCAACCTCGGGCTCAAGCGCGACGGCCCCACCTGGAAGGTGGACTCCACCCTCGGCGTGGAGGAAAGCCGCGTCCGCGAGCGCACCACCGGCCTGGTCAACCGCGAGGCCTTCGCGGATCTGGCCAACCGCCTGGGCTACCAGTTCGACAAGCGCACCCTCAGTCCGGAGATCGCCGAGGCGCTGGCGCCGCCGCTGGCCACCACCGGCCGCACGCGCCTGCTGCGGGTCAGCAGCGTCGCCAGCGGCCGCCTCGCCGGCTGGGCCACCGGCGACCTCACGCTCGACGCCGGCGCGCAATGGCGCCGCGAGAGCCTGCGCTACAAGCCCGACACCTCGCTGACCTCCGACGCGCTGCTGATCGACCGCCTGGCCGGCCGCTTCTCCGCGGCGCGCTCGGTCGGCGCCGGCTACGCGCGCCTGGGCGTGCCGCTGCTGCACGACCTGCAGATGGACCTGGGCTGGCGCACCGAGCACGACAGCCGCTTCGGCACGCATGCCAGCCCCTCGGTCAACCTGCTGTGGACCCCGGTGCGCAGCCTGCTGGTGCGCGCCGGCGCCACGCAGGGCTGGCGCACGCCGACCCTGCTGGAACAGCGGCCCGACGTCACCCACGACGGCGGCTTCTCCTACGTGCTGGTGCCGGCCTCGCTGCTGCCCTGCGCCCAGCCCTACCACGGCGGCGGCGCCGCCAACCTGTGCCTGCTCGAGCAGCGCGCCACGCAGAACCCCGCCCTGCGCCCGGAAACCTCGCGCGGCGTCAGCGCCGGCGTGATCTGGGAACCCAGCGAGCATTTCAGCGTGGGGCTGGACGTCTACCGGCTGCGCCGCAAGAACGAGATCGGCACGATCCCGCCCAGCTATGCGCTGCAGCACCCGGAAGCGTTCCCCGGTTTCCTGGCGCGCGACGACCAGGGCCGGCTGACCGGCCTCAACCTGTTTCGCGTCAACCTGGGCCAGACCCGCACCAGCGGCGCGGACCTGGACCTGCGCTGGACGCTGCCGCCGACGCGCTACGGCACCTTCGGCCTGGACCTGATGGCCAACTGGCTGGACGAGCTGAGCTTCCGCGCCACGCCCGAGAGCCCGGCCTACGAACGCGCCGGCTACGCCAACCAGCCGCGCCTCACGGCGATGGCGGCGCTGCGCTGGAGCGCCGGCCCCTGGGCCAGCACGCTGCTGCTGCGCCACACCGGCAGCTACCAGTACCGCCAGTACGAAGGCGACACCCTGGACTGCCCTGCCTACCGCGCCGCCGTGGGCAAGTGCTCCACGCCGGCCTTCACCCTGGTCAATGCCAGCGTCGCCTACACCGGCTGGACCGACTGGCGGCTGGCGCTCGGCATCGCCAACCTGCTGGACCACGAGCCGGAGTACTAC